ATTCAAGTCAATAGCGGCAGCACCAAGGAAGTCAGAGAAACACAGTGAGCAAAACGGGAGAAACGGGGGACTTGATCAGTTACCACCGCACCAGCACGGACGGACGGATTGCATCCGTTTTCTCCAAATCGTTGTTTAATTTGGCAGTGTTGATTTCGATGCACGATCCGGCCTAGCCTTCATTGCCGACGATCCGCCGGAAAATATCAGCGATACTAGCTAACTTCGGTGCATTTAGCAAAAGTGTACGGATATTTGGTCGCAAAGTTCCCGGTGAACGACcaagaaatgaaaatgattggcCAACGGTGATTTGTAACAAAAGTGCGTGAGTTATCGGGAAGCGTGTCTGTTGCTCTGACTCTAAGTGGCGCAGGTCGGGAATCCTGTGCGTCACAAGTCGCTGAGATATGGTTTGTGTAAAAAAGCAAATTTAGTTGTACACGCGATGTATAAAATGGTGAAAGTTCGCGGTGTGGaacatgaaaaattggaaggtaACAAAACGGCTTCctaaaaagaaaagaagaagaaaataaagtgGTTAAACGGAGATAATAGTTTGGAAAGATGAAGAAATTGTTGTGAATAGAAATAGTGTTGGAAAGAAATATTGGTTGGAATTGAACGGGAGAGAAGTGCACGAAAGTAAGCGACGACGAAGGAAGACCGACGGCACTAAGAGCCTGACCACCAACGGGTGATGAGAAGCTGGGCACTGGGCGAGAAGTCACATCAGGTGAGTGCGAGCGTGagaaagtgtgtgtgtgtgtgtgctatcaattaaattatctTAATTCAATAAAATCTATTTTTGTGCATGATGGCTGCTCGTGATCTGGCCGAATTATATTGAAGCTTCGGATACTTAGCACAAACTTCCATACAAAGCAATTGAATTTTGTTATGTTGTTACTCTATTTTTATATTCTTatctattatttattttttattagccgacaacaaaaatcatttcttcttCCCACTTTTTTTTCGGTCAGTTAATAACATCAAACGTAATGCTTAACTCAAGATTTCTGAACATGATTATCAGACTGAAAGAAATGTAATATTTATTCAGTTGCAATACTGATTGTTCTTCGAGCACGGAAAATGTAGAAGATATAGTCTGTATTGATATTTGCTTCAGGATAGAAATCGAATCTATTTTTTGTTGAGTGTCGTTCTTAGCTGCactacattttttaaattcaaaagcttAGCTGGGTATGGAAATAAAAActgtccccaaaccaaatcacccgcattatggaaaatattgtgtagggtaccaaataagaaatgATATGAGGTTCACCATAAAATCTGTGGTAAAAAGcgtacttttcatttttttgcacactattctcgatagcttcgagataaaaattactggaaaaaaatgaaagtgcgtcttactatggtgtatcgaaaaatcttgaaatattgaaattttctttattcagagattcagtactactctaattcgtatttaaatgcgTTTCTACACCtttttagatatgtgtgatAATATGTGGTGCAAAAAAAAGGTCAAATTCATATATAAGTATTTATGTTTATTTGTTCGTGTATGtctttttcagaatattttgataactgcgcggtacgaaaatatctaattaattttttttaaatattttttcttatttctatttcagtaattttcaatttttttttaattggttaAAATCCTAAAATTGTATGTGCGTATTCCGTATTCGTAAAAGAGTCCCAAACCTTATCACCAGCGCTATGGAAAGTATTGTTgcgaattagaaaattagatgtTATTTTTGAATATAACATCTATATGGTTCACAATAAGAGCTATGgctaaaacgttgttttttgttgcttgaaaaagaaaatatgtaaaaatactcgtagtacatcttactatgataaaattaccatcgatttttttttatgcgaaatTAGATAATTCTTTAAATAGATCAGATTTGGAATTGTTTAGTATTATGAATTGATATCCACGATTTTATTAATCATCTATttcatataaataaaaagtaTTGAACGTACTTTTGTTTCCTCATTTTAACCTCGCTACATTATGAAAcaaatcataaataaaaaaacacgtaCGAACACATTTCAAAACAGTACTGTGCGTGTTGAGTatctttcatttccattttttcattctcaataggcttgAGTTTTGAGTATAGGTATTcagaataataatttattttttgaaattttgtaccgtatacaacattttcattttccaaatgaaaaaatactagacaataaacaatatagaaataaaaaaaaaatttcatatttttgtactGCGCAGTACTTAAAATTTTCGCAAACATCTAAAAAGAGATTAAACCAGTACAGATTCTCAGAAttctaaaaaaacgaaaaatttataaatatatattttatgtatCGCGCCACAcagttaaaattctgaaaaaaatcacacatatctagaaaacgcgtagaaaaacatttgaatacgaattagagcagtactgaaactatatatgaaaataaaaaaaaaatcaatattacataaatgttttttttttggtacataaatttttgataaaaaattattttgatattatttctcgatacaccatagtaagatgcaaaCTCTTGAAAAGTACGTTTCTTACTATAGATTCCATGGTGAATCTCATAGAGGcaaaaaatactcaaaatttcttattttgtatcctatacaacattttccataaagtgggtgatttggtttgggggcacttttaatTTCCATACTCAGCCAGGCCCTTTGCCTATTTAACAGCATGAATAGGAACGCCAAATTAAAAGCTTTGATTTCAGTTTGCAGAAATCGTTTGATTGcagaaaatattcaattacatAGATAGATTTCAATATACAATAACCTTAAAATTAATCGATGTTATTTATGTTAGTATATTGACAGctttcaataaataaaaaaaacgagaaaataCAATTagttaaaaattttatattcTGTCGAACTTCGTTAACCTGCAGTAACGTATGGAGCGATTTCACGCCAAATCAGCTGAATAACAGCCAGTTTCGACACGACGCTCTTCAATTACTTTTAAACCGTGTACACAAGGTAAAAGCTACccaaaataacaattttcaGTATTTCTATGTTAATTTTGTTACAAAATAATCGATAAAACTTTGATAACATCCGGCAACTCTGATGTATCGTGTGGTTTGGCTTTTCTGCACTATCGACGGAAGGACGGAAAGGCAAAGCTGTTTAACGagtcttgtatgagattcagtactaggtCCGGAGCTCGACACAATGTTATCATTGGAAGTGTGAATtgctggtgatttttttttttatgagaatGGTACTTCAATCATTATCCTTTGCTTCCCATCCTGATCTTATTcatggcaacgtggcgaaggatGTATGCATGGAAGGAAAGAAAATTCTGGAAATGTAGTTTTTTAGCAGCTGGTATACCTGGTAATTTGGCCCATCTCAACTACCTGAGTAAAACGAGCATGTATTACCCATTTCTGCTACATTCTACTCGTATAATAATACTGCTTGCCTTTATCGATTTGATTAACCGAGATTCGATTTCATTTCGAAGCAGTGTTTGAAACATTCCTCGTTGTGAGCTGATGCTTTGCAATAGTTTAAAACATTGAACTTATGATTATTAGCTAGAATTAATCAGGAGAAAGCTAAGCATATTTAGAAAGCATAAGTCAGAAATCGATTTTTAGAAAAGTCCACTATCGATCTGCAGGGACTTACGTGGGTTAGAAAGAAAAGGTCCATTGTCGGTCTCCGGCCTCGGTTGGGCTCAACAGGGTAATATTCCGAGCTCGGTGAAATGATTCACTCATATCGGTTTGGAAACAGATGCTCTCCTTGGAGATTGCTGTGGATTGATTTTTAGAAAACCAATCAATGTAACTCTTTATTAGAAATTTGTTGTCGTCCTGAAAAGGACGGTTGGGTTCTCGATTTTAGTGCAGTTCCATGTCGTTGTTGATTTAAGCTTTCTTCTCGGTCTTCTTGGGTAGCAGGACAGCTTGGATGTTGGGCAAAACTCCGCCTTGAGCTATAGTTACACCCGACAGCAGCTTATTCAATTCTTCGTCATTACGAATAGCCAGCTGCAGATGACGTGGGATAATTCTGGTCTTCTTGTTGTCACGAGCGGCATTTCCTGCCAACTCCAACACTTCAGCTGCCAAATATTCCATCACTGCTGCCAAGTAAACAGGAGCTCCAGCTCCAACACGTTCGGCGTAGTTTCCCTTCCTGAGCAGACGATGGATTCGACCCACTGGGAACTGCAATCCAGCACGATTTGaacgggactttgcctttcccttaacttttcctcctttaccacgtCCAGACATTTTTTGTTATATAATTATGAAGTTATTCACGAGCAAAGCGAAACTGTACTGATGACAATTTTCAGTAAGCGAACCCTCTTTTATACTAACTCTGCCATTATTAGTTTTTCACTCAGGCAGTGCTACGAATATAATGAAATGGCATCATAAACATAAGGGGACGGGCATACATTCCACCCTGACTGTGCATAtaacatgatgtttcccttgcTTTCAACATTAGTTCCTCTCGAACAGTGAAAGCGTTAAAACGTAGCAATGGCTCCTAAAACCAGTGGAAAGGCAGCGAAGAAGTCCGGAAAGGCTCAGAAAAGTATTACCAAGACcgacaagaaaaagaagaaggtcCGCAGGAAGGAAAGCTACGCTATCTACATTTACAAAGTGTTGAAACAAGTCCATCCTGACACGGGTATTTCATCCAAAGCCATGAGTATCATGAACAGCTTTGTGAATGATATTTTCGAACGCATCGCCGCTGAATCATCTCGTTTAGCGCATTACAACAAGCGATCAACTATAACTTCTCGTGAAATTCAAACCGCAGTTCGTTTATTGCTACCAGGAGAATTGGCCAAACACGCTGTCTCCGAAGGAACCAAAGCCGTCACaaagtataccagctccaagTAAATTCTGAATTctacaatatgaaaaaaacggcccttctcagggccacAAAATTTAGGTTAAAGAgttcaaaatacaatttttcaatCATTTATTGGTGTTATTATAACAAGTCGCTTCTCGTGCGAACACTCCGCTTTCATTGCTCGAAAGTTTCTGAAAAGTAATATCACAAAAGGTGTCCAAAATGGCTCGATATAACAATTTAATGTAATACGATTTATTGTGAAGTACGTTTTGAGAATGATGTGATCATTGTGTGCAGAATGTataatttttgtataatttgatAACTGAAACTTGTTGCCCTTTAATCTCGACTGTCCATTCTCATGGAACGTCGTAATTCCAGTATATCACTCGGATGTCCCCTCTCATGGCATATTAAAATTTATTAGTGATGACGGGGAGTTGAGTTATTTCGAGACTACTTCTTTGAAGTGTCCTTTTCAAATAGCACGAGAAGTCGaatcaaaatatagtaaaattgcTAAGATATATTTTTATCGAGAACGTGTCCATTTACGTCTTTTGGAGACACCAGATTGGGCAATAAATTATTACGTATTATTGTCAACCGTGCATTAATCAGCCTGCAATGCACATTGGAAAGTGTTTTAAGATTTATCCTAATATACCAAATTACAAAAAGTAAAATATTGTTTGTCACATAAGTCCAATATCATTATAGTACATCCCTTCCTTGTTTGGTttttagagactttaaacttttgcagttcattcgtctctagtcctgagaagggcccttgtgaaaAGAAAACTACTCCATTACTTCTCCTTCACCTGTCTTAAGAAAGACAATCCATTCTCGACTaacgctcgccggcaacgagAAGTGATTATAATACGATGCTTGGTTCCAAAATGATACTAAATAATACGAGCATTTGTAAACGAATAACTCTGAACTGATTAAGAATTGATCATATTTGTGGAAGCATGTTCTATTATCAAAAGTATTCTTCTATAGTAACATTTATCAGCAAGCTCAGAGGttcattcatatttcatatattcATACTTGTGACAGCGTATGGAATGTCAGAgtttgaaaacgtgtttttaAAACTCTTTTCGCATaaattggtggccctgaaaagggccgtttgtttgaGAATGAGGTCAGATAGGTCAgacttaaggcccatttatacgttgctagtagctgacttgacaatgagcagctactgacccggtggactcgcttgacaattggttgactcgccttgtccgttcacacagtgtgagctgctggcgagaaactagatactacggcacgggtttaccagggatgccaggcgacttttcaaatgtccatcaaatagtcagaaacagcaatcaggtccgaatttgtcaaatgattggtccaaaatcgacttctttattggcagttttcatcttaggttttcagttgaatgtatcatcacacaattttatagcaaaacaaacgctgatcgtgtttaaaaatacatactttgtgctgaatttctttgaactgaaggtactatccgaaaaagcagaaagagaaaaggattcgggccaggaattagatgcaaagaaaaggagcaacaaatacaatattgaaggaactctacgatgaggatccccgagattacagagcagtgttgataataacacctgaacaagtgaaaaaactgttggatttaattgctccacgaatacaacgccaagatacagtcatgagggatgctgtacctgcaagagttaaattagaaatgacattgatgtgcctttgttttggaatatcgttgggattgttgtcgatattttttagaatctcgaaaacatccatagctcagataattccgaaaggatgtgatgttataaatggtagtctaaaagatttttttttttaattttatttattttgtgaaatgaaaatgatagtcgatttgcaggtgcaataaatacgcttcaaaaattttaataatgaatgaaaatgtacttttttaaatcgaatatgtattctgtttcttagaacaatacttttttttgtaagttgtgatctgataatgattctatattagagattctcaagaaaactatctcaaaaagaaagcgtgccccgccagcgtgcaaaacgaaataacaattatttcgtttagaaactatgagggttttatttgtttttccaataattttcaagtctataaatatcttcacatattttcaaatatcttaaaaatagagacatttcattacatttggcatcactgattcgaacgctaaattctgtttttgacgttgtgaagcatgcaagtgcgagtaaattcaaaaaactttgaagtagctcgcacgccggatcacacatgacaataactggcatgatgtgttcacacggtgtgagtagctgcactgcagtaactgactagaccgactcgtatgcttactcgcaccgtctgaacccggctttaggcGCGTTCTCCACGAATACGACGAGCCAATTGGATGTCTTTCGGCATAATGGTCACTCGTTTGGCATGAATGGCACacagattggtatcttcgaataatccGACCAGATAAGCTTCACTTGCTTCCTGCAGAGCCATAACAGCCGAGCTCTGGAAGCGAAGATCGGTCTTAAAATCCTGAGCAATCTCACGAACCAAACGTTGGAATGGAAGCTTACGGATCAACAATTCAGTCGACTTTTGGtaccgacgaatttcacgcagagCGACGGTTCCTGGCCGATAACGATGTGGCTTCttgactcctccggtagctggagCACTTTTACGAGCAGCTTTAGTGGCCAACTGTTTGCGAGGAGCCTTTCCTCCGGTGGATTTACGAGCGGTCTGCTTGGTACGAGCCATTGCTTACGATTTCAGTAGAGTTAACGGTTTCAAAGTTGTTCttggaatgaaaaatttccacgCGTTCCCTCGCTTTTATATATGAAACGTGTTACCATTTTGCGCATGCGCAACAAAAAGGAAAACGCAGAGAAGAGAAGAATGACAATATGATGAAGAAGGAAACAACATTTACATTCGGATATAAAAGAGGGTACCCCTAGGTGAAAACAACATCAGTTTCATTCATCGTTTGTACTGGAAAGCATCATACAATAATTCAGAAAAATGACTGGCCgcggtaaaggaggaaaaggacTGGGAAAAGGAGGAGCCAAGCGTCATCGTAAGGTTCTTCGTGATAACATCCAGGGTATCACAAAGCCCGCCATCCGTCGTTTGGCTCGTCGTGGAGGAGTGAAGCGTATTTCCGGTCTTATTTACGAGGAAACTCGTGGAGTGCTGAAAGTATTCCTGGAAAACGTAATCAGAGATGCTGTTACCTATACGGAACACGCCAAACGAAAGACCGTTACCGCAATGGACGTTGTGTACGCTTTGAAACGCCAAGGTCGTACTCTCTACGGATTTGGAGGTTAAATGATATAATTTTGCGTAGGTttcaacaaaacggcccttttcagggccacgatATTTTTCCAGTTAAAAGAGTGATTTGTAACGTTTTTAAATGAACCACTGttcaattgattgattgattatttgatttatttcagTCGGCTTTAACCTTTCAGGTCATTCGCCgtctatcgaaaaatattgatatTACAAATGTATACAATGTTATTACATGACGTggtgaaaaataaacgaaacattgaACAACTTTAAACTTCTGTACTGAACGCAACCGCTCCAGATGTGTAGCATGCTTACTGCGCAGGAACCACTGTTCAAAATCATGATTCGTTTCTCAATTGGTGGTACAAGAAAGCCAGTTTTTTGTGCGTTCGTTTTTGCCAGATTTCCCATTTGTGCGACCCATTTGGTGCGATTTCATTATTAAATCTAAATTCGAATCACACAAATAATAAAAGTACTCAAAAATGGTCGCACGAATGAGGAAACgcataaaaacaggttttcctgttagTTTATGATGACGATTCAAATACAATTTCACGTTGTACTTTAGTTGTATTGAcccaaacccaaaaaaaaagtccaatatTTGTTGACTGAATGTCTGTGAATTATGAGTCGAATGAGGGATCATTGTAAACTATACTTGGGTACATGTAATCTCAAAACGATCGCGATGGCTATGAATGATTTTAGACCAAAACCTCATGTGGTCGCAACCTAATGCAGGCTCGACGTAAAGTTTGTTACACAATTGATGCTTTTCGATATCATCAGTTGgccatcatatctcgtttcGTTAGAATATGAACATTCTTAATAGTGTACAATGTTGGACACATGATGCAGATGTGTGAAAATGTATATTAACTGTtataaaaaatcatttgaattattatttgAGGTGAAAAACTTTTGTTACTCTTTCGATTCAATGTGTTtgtagtcctgagaaggactgtttGTTTTTAAATCATTTCAATCGACTGAACTTTACTTCTTGGCGGCGGCTTTCTTTGGAGCGGGTTTCTTAGCCGGTGCAGCCTTTTTCGGTTTTGGAGTTTTAGGCTTCTTCGCCGCTGTTTTCGATGGTTTGGTTGCTTTCTGTTTGGGAGCGGCCGCTTTTTTCACGGTTCCAGCCTTTTTGGCAACTTTGGCGACGGCTGCTTTAGTCTTCTTCTCAACCGCTTTCTTTGCTGGTGCTGCCTTAGGCTTTTTGACGGCAGCAGTTTTGGGAGTGGCTGCCTTTTTGGCAACTTTCTTTTCCCCTGAAGGCTTCTTCCCAGCCGCAGTTTTCTTTGGTTTCTTCTCGCCCGCAGGTGTCTTGTCCTTAGATTTAATTTTAAAGGACCCCGATGCTCCACTTCCTTTGGTTTGCACAAGACTACCTTTCTCAACACCACTCTTCAGAGATTTCTTGATGAAAGTTGAGAGCTTAGCAACGTCGCACTTGTAATTGGCACCGATATACTTCTTGATGGCCTGAAGAGATGATCCATTACGTTCCTTCAAAGTCTTGATGGCGGCTAAAACCATTTCATTCACTGGTGGATGAGTGGCTGGCTTTTTCGGTTTCTTACCCTCTCCTTTAGGAGCACGAGCCTTTTTCGGTGTCTTGGCTGGAGATGCGGCAACCGATGCTGCGGTAACGACTTCAGTAGCTGTATCGGCCATTTTTCACTGTATTTCACTACTATGTTTCAACGAAATGCTGAATTCCATGGTGCGCTCTGTGTCGCCACTTGTGCTCGAAATTgacatctgtgttagggaaactcagTGCGTTCGTTTCAATTCGTTGTTGAGAAAATCTTTTGCgtttttgaaattcatattttaaGACATGGTAATTTTCTTTGTCCTAATTCGCACAAAATAACGTTATACGCTTTTCATTGCACGCTATGATAATCTAGCTAACATTCAGAGTTGTCTGATGTTAAAAATCACTTCTCGTTTCGCAACAATTTTCCGGTAATGTGCATAGTATGTATCAGAACTATTAACACAATACTGAAAATGTGTAAAATTGTGTTATTACAAAAGTAAAACGACGATAAAAAGTTGTTTGTAAAGAAGAGCAACATTTCCCCGATCATTTGATACCAAAATTGTATGTTTCTTCATCAACACAGCGAAGTATTTTCATCTAAACTTTGCTGCCATCGGAGCAGCTCAGGCACTTTTTGATTTCCGTTCGCTTTCATATGACTCAATATACCCATACAAAATTGTTACCATTATTTAAATTTGTTCTGTGAAAtgaaagaaatttgaatacttttagagaaaatatcatCATTATTCGTACAATCATATTCGTAGTTACGATTCACGTTCCGAGGATGGATTGGTAATACAAACTGTTTGCCAACATTTGTGTTATCGATATTCTGCTACAAAATCCCAAACTGTacagataaaaaatattttatttatttaaaatcatttaaaattttaaaaatcatcatGATGTTTATAATGTTTACATGTTGGCATCATATGTTGACTCCAAACCAGTATAACCTAAAattgaaagttgaaaaaaaccatAGCTGTGCTTCtgcatttttcatttcatctgtTGAATGTTTCcgctattaattttttttctttctgtcaTCGTTTTTACTATACCAACGTTAGActatttccgtttttttttgccactcgtaagtgaaatattatttcaatataagcTAGCTTTCCAAAGACAACTCTCCAATGGGTTCATTCGAATAGTCAATAGCAGCATGtttgaaatcaatttattaGTTTTATCTTGTTCAGTCCTTCGACAACAACTCACATTCCACAATTCCAACTTTAACTACCTTAATTCTTCATCTGCTTAGTCTGTTCAACAGGCAGCTCATATGGAACGACAAAGCTCAAGATTTGTACTCGCGACAAAACGTACATTTCAACTACCCAACTGTGAGATCCTAATTCAATACAGGTAATTACCCGACTGCGCAGATAAACGGTAACAAATCCAACACATCATCCTGGTAAAACTGAAAGCTCAGATCTGGCTTATCCGTATCACGCATAATTCGAATCGAAATTTGAAGAGTAAACTTGTGTACATGTATTTTGGAGAAGGATAAacacatttaaaaaataaaaatcatggaTGAGAGTTATCCATTCCGTATATAATAAATATCCTATGTAATAgagcagtggttttcaaccttttctGCTCCtttccacttttgacgaagattaatcccagtgcttccccctatcagtattttgtaagaaagtctgtagcatatcagtaaaataatgaatgaatacaAACGGctttcaagttatattcgcaacaaatatGATTCTGTACTTGTATCTGActacaaaaaaggtatataaagtcagtatGACACCTGCGTCTGAATGATTTCCGCCAAAATCATAATTCTTGAGCACGTTGTCAAAAAGCACAACTCATGtcatcttcgatatccactctgttacggtgttttctttccatcagcagcattgtaggaaatccagattcacataaatactACACACTAGACAACAATACTCGTAACGCTTAATTCGCATATCAGGATATCATTTTTCGATCATTTGCAGATCGATGATTTTGTTCTAaaattgatccgaaactttcgtcactgccagtcgAAAGGGGAttcaaaccatgtccaaatCTTGTTCTTTGACataaggaaaatatgtttcaagtttaacttgttg
The Toxorhynchites rutilus septentrionalis strain SRP chromosome 2, ASM2978413v1, whole genome shotgun sequence genome window above contains:
- the LOC129766001 gene encoding histone H2A → MSGRGKGGKVKGKAKSRSNRAGLQFPVGRIHRLLRKGNYAERVGAGAPVYLAAVMEYLAAEVLELAGNAARDNKKTRIIPRHLQLAIRNDEELNKLLSGVTIAQGGVLPNIQAVLLPKKTEKKA
- the LOC129766002 gene encoding histone H2B-like, whose translation is MAPKTSGKAAKKSGKAQKSITKTDKKKKKVRRKESYAIYIYKVLKQVHPDTGISSKAMSIMNSFVNDIFERIAAESSRLAHYNKRSTITSREIQTAVRLLLPGELAKHAVSEGTKAVTKYTSSK
- the LOC129770752 gene encoding histone H3, encoding MARTKQTARKSTGGKAPRKQLATKAARKSAPATGGVKKPHRYRPGTVALREIRRYQKSTELLIRKLPFQRLVREIAQDFKTDLRFQSSAVMALQEASEAYLVGLFEDTNLCAIHAKRVTIMPKDIQLARRIRGERA
- the LOC129770755 gene encoding histone H4, with the translated sequence MTGRGKGGKGLGKGGAKRHRKVLRDNIQGITKPAIRRLARRGGVKRISGLIYEETRGVLKVFLENVIRDAVTYTEHAKRKTVTAMDVVYALKRQGRTLYGFGG
- the LOC129770751 gene encoding histone H1B-like, whose amino-acid sequence is MADTATEVVTAASVAASPAKTPKKARAPKGEGKKPKKPATHPPVNEMVLAAIKTLKERNGSSLQAIKKYIGANYKCDVAKLSTFIKKSLKSGVEKGSLVQTKGSGASGSFKIKSKDKTPAGEKKPKKTAAGKKPSGEKKVAKKAATPKTAAVKKPKAAPAKKAVEKKTKAAVAKVAKKAGTVKKAAAPKQKATKPSKTAAKKPKTPKPKKAAPAKKPAPKKAAAKK